CGCGGTGAGCGAGGACGAGTACCAGCAGTGGGTCCAGGAGCAACAGGCCAGCGCTGAGGGCGGCAACGAGAGCCAAGCCGGCGGCGGTAACGAAAGCGGACAGAGCGGCGACCAGCAAGCCGGAGGCAACACGAGCGAACAGGCAAGCGGTAACGAGAGCCAGGCCGGAAACGAGAGCGGTGGCGGCAACGCGAGCGAACAGGCCGGTGGCAACGCAAGTAGCGGCAACCAGACCGGCGGCCAGTAGGGCCGTTTCCAGTCCGAGAGGATCCGGATTCTTTTTCGGAGTCCACGCGATGTTCGGTTCGGACGCGTCGTCACGACCGTAATCACCTATGATGCCGAGCATCTAGTGCGGCCAGTCCGTCGGGCCCGTCTCCCGGATCTCGTAGTCCCGCAGTTGCCGTGGCGACACTGCAACGCCTGCTGGGCCACTCTTTCGTCACAGTGTCGCTCCCCGTTCTCGTCCGTTCGGCTTCGTCTCGCGATCCCTGCCTCGGTTGAAACAACCGCGACAGTCGAGAGCGAACGCCCTCTCGCATTCCGGGCCCGTCGACCGGCACCGCGCATCGGCGTCGGTTGCCGTGGTAACGAGGTGGCTATCGACACAAACAGGAGAGACGACGGAGCTAGACGACCTCCGGATTCAGTCCATACACCGGGTCGAGTTCGACCGGTAAGAGCACATACTGACCGACTGGATCGTCTCTAAGAGCTACCCCGAGAGAAACGGCTCAAACGACACCGTCTGATCGAACGTTCACACTGCTATCGAGAGGGCGCCCGGACATACGCGAGCACTCCACTGGTCCTCAATAGTCATCGCCACCCGTCGTGACCGCTCCAAGCGTTGCCGTCTATCAGTCGGTCTGTCGCTCGCCTACGGAAGCGAAACGACGCCTCAGACGACCGCGCCGAGGTACAGCACGGCGACGAGGAAGATCCAGACGACGTCGACGAAGTGCCAGTACATCGAGACCGTCGAGACCGAAGTGTGGCGTTCGGCCGAATACTGGCCGTAGAGCGCGCGCACGAAGACGATGGCGATGAGCACTGCACCCATCGAGACGTGCAGCCCGTGCAGGCCGGTCAGCCCGTAGAAGGCACTGGCGTACAGCGCCTCCTGGGCGGCGGCCAGCGTGAACCCTTCGTGGACGATGAACTCGTAGTACTCGTAGCTCTGGCCGAAGAGGAAGATCACGCCGAGCAGGAGGGTCGCTCCGAGGCCGAGGATGAAGTTCCGGCGGTTGTCCTTCAGCAACTGGGAGTGTGCCCAGTGGATCGTCCCGCTGCTCAGTATCAGGATGAGCGTGTTCGCGAGGACGATCTCGCTGATGATGGGGATCTCGATCGAGCCCAGCGCGACGGTGCCGGCGACGAGCGGTCCCGAAATCACCTCGAAGTCGGCGGGCGGCCAACTGGCGATCCGGATCTGGAAGTAGTAGATGAACAGCGCACCGAAGGTCGCGACTTCGGTGCACAAGAACAGGACCATCCCCCAGCGAAGGCCGCTGTTGCCGTGACCGTCACCCTGCCAGAACGCCTTGATGAACGCGTGGTAGACCCAGCCATACAGCCCGACGAGGAATACGATGACGCTCGCGAGAACGAGCCCGCCGCCGACGAGCGGCTGCAGCGGTAGTTCGCCCATCGCGAGGATGAACAGTGCGGCCCCGATGTAGATCCCCGAGGCCCCCATCGCGGCGATGAAGGGCCACCAACTGGCCTCACCAAAGCCCTTCGGCCAGTCTTCGACGGCCGGCAGGTGGTGGCCGTGGTCGTCGCCAGAGTCTTCGGAAACGGTCATAACTCTGGGTTCTGCGTCGATTACCAAAAAGGCTCCCAACCGCGCCGACGGTCCGGAACCTACAACCGCTATCGGGGACAACCGCCGGGTATGTCAGCACCGGTCTTCGAGCGAGCCGACGAGGCCCCGGCCACCTGCCCGGAGTGTGGCCGGCCATTCGCGCGCACGGAGTACGTCACCCTCCATCTCGGCCTCGACCACCCGGAGGTGCTTTCGGAGTCCGACCGCGAGCGTTTCGTCGAAGTCTATCGGGGCGAGACCGAGGAGATGAAGCGGTTCCGGCTGAAGGCGCTCGCGGCGCTTCTCCTCGTCTACTTCGGGTTCCTGTACCTGTATCTCTTCGTCGGCTAGTTCGATGGGTTTTCGGTCGACTGGCCGCTAGTCGGGGCATGGAAGAGCAATCGGGGTTGAGCGACCGACACCGCAAGGCCAGCCCGTGGCCGCTGTTCGTCGCGCTTGGGCTGGCGCTCGCGGAGGTGGGTGTCTTTCTGGATCTTATCGCGATCGCGGTGGGGGGACTGTTGTTGCTCGTCGGCAGCCTCGGCGGGATCCTGAGCGAGTCGGGGTACGCAAAGACGCCTTGGCCCGCCGTCGGCGCGCTCGGGCTCGTCCTCGCGATCGTCGGGGTCGTCCTGACGGCGATCTACCCGCTTGGCGGCGGCGGGGCGCTCGATCTGGGGTTTCGGGCGATTTCGATCGCGATCGCGGGACTGATGTGTATGGGTGGGTCGTTGCTTGGGCGCGTGCTCGCGGGACGTGCCTCGCCGCTGTAGGGAGAACCACTAGCTATTTGATCGCCGACCGGGAAGGGCGGGTATGAGCCGACTGCTCGACGACCGCGTCTTCAACAAGGAGACGCTGCTCGACTCGACGGTGAACCTGGTGCCGTTTGCCATTCTAATGTTCTTTCTCGTCCTGTACGTCGTCGCGACCCCGAGCGGGTGGCAGGACGGATCGCTGATGAGCATCTACATGTTGACGATCATCATCAGTATGATCTGGGGACTCCTGCACCTGACGTACGCGACCGCAAAGCGCATCTAACTCCGCGGGCGGCGTCGCTGCGGGCGATTCTCCACGACGGGCGGAACCTAACCTTTCATTACGCTCCGTTACTGAGAGTCGGGTATGCAGGTAGACGGGCAAATAGCCTTGACCGTCCTGATGGGGCTCCTCCTGTTGATCGTCGCAGGGTGGATCGCCCGCATCGAGGACTGGCGTTCGTACACGCCGCTCGCCAGTGGGGGTGGGCGTGCGGTCGACGACAGCGCGCACGGAACACACGAAAAACCCGGCGGACTCATCCGCTGGCTCACCACGGTCGATCACAAGGACATCGGGATCCTCTACGCGATCTTCGGTACGTTTGCGCTCGTATGGGGAGGGGTGACGGTCGCGTTGATGCGGACCGAACTGTTCTCGCCGACGACGGTCCTCATGGACCCGACGACGTACAACGCCCTGATGACGAGCCACGGGATCACGATGCTGTTCCTGTTCGGGACGCCGATGATCGCCGCGTTCGGTAACTACGTCCTCCCGCTTTTGATCGGGGCCGACGACATGGCCTTTCCCCGGATCAACGCCATTGCCTTCTGGTTGCTTCCGGTCGCCGGGTCGCTGATCTGGGCGCCGTTTCTCCTGATGGCCGTCGGGATCGAACCCGCCCAGACCGGCTGGACGATGTACCCGCCGCTGTCGCTTGATCAGAGTGCACTCGGGGTCGACTTCATGTTACTCGGGCTGCACCTCTCGGGAATCAGCGCCACGCTGGGTGCGATCAACTTCATCGCGACCATCTTCACCGAGCGTGCCCCCGACGTCGGCTGGGAGCGACTCGACATCTTCTCATGGACGATGCTTACCCAGTCGGGATTGATCCTCTTTGCATTCCCGCTGTTGGGCAGCGTGTTGCTCATGTTGCTGCTCGACCGGAACCTCGGGACGACCTTCTTCACCACCGAGGGTGGCGGGTACATCCTCTATCAGCACCTCTTTTGGTTCTTCGGCCATCCCGAGGTCTATATCCTCGTGTTGCCCCCGATGGGGCTGGTGAGCCTGATCCTGCCCCGGTTTGCAGGCCGCAAGCTCTTCGGGTTCAAGTTCGTCGTCTACTCGACGCTCGCCATCGGCGTGCTCTCGTTTGGCGTGTGGGCCCACCACATGTTCACGACGGGTATCGATCCCCGGATCCGCTCGGCGTTCATGGCGGTTTCGCTCGCGATCGCGGTGCCGAGCGCAGTGAAGGTCTTTAACTGGATCACGACACTGTGGTCGGGCCGTCTGCGCCTGACGGTGCCGATGTTGTTCTGTCTCGGTTTCGTCTCGAACTTCATCATCGGCGGGGTCACCGGCGTGTTCCTCGCCTCCATCCCCGTCGACGCCGTACTTCACGCCACCTACTACGTCGTCGGACACTTCCACTATATCGTGATGGGCGCGATCGGCTTTGCGCTCTTTGCGGCCGTTTACTACTGGTTCCCGCTCATGACGGGCCGGATGTACCAGCGCTCGCTCGGGCTGATCCACTTCTGGCTCTCCTTTATCGGGACGAACGTGACCTTCTTCGCGATGATCCTGCTTGGCTACGGCGGGATGCCCCGTCGGTACGCCGAGTACCTGCCCCAGTACGCGACCCTCCATCAGGCCACGACGGTTGGGGCGTTTCTCATCTTCATCGGCGGGGTCGTCTTCCTGTGGAACATCATCCAGTCGTGGCTCGAAGGGCCCCGTGTCGAGAGCGGCGACCCGTGGAACCTCAAGGAAGACGGAATGGTTTCCCACGAGTGGGCGTGGTTCGAACACCAACTCGAAACCCGACTCGCTGACGGCGGCGAACCTGACGATGACACCGCGATGACCGACGGCGGCGAACGCGAGTAAAGAACCGCTTTTTCCTTTTCGACGCCCGGATTCGAGTCGGAGACCGACAAACCGGCTCGTCGCTACCCGGTCGTAACGATAACCACGGCGGTGACGGCCATCAGTACGGCGATACCGCCCAGAACGATCGCCAGTAGCTCCTTTTCGGTGAGCTCCCTGTCGAGCATATCCCCAGTCGGATCGGTGGAGGGAAAGCCTCATCGCTTCGCCGGCCGAACCCCCGCCGTGAGCGAATCAGCTACCGCCGGATCGCGCGTCTCGGGCCATCGGGTCGTCGTGGCGATCTACGTCGGGTTGGTCGTCTTCGCAGGTATCATGGGGTTTCTCCTCGGTTCCATCGTCGAGGACCTCCGGTCGGTCGCACTGCTCGGCGTGATCCCGATCCCGCCGACGCCGATCGGTCTGGCCGTCTACGGGTCGGTGACGATCGCCCTCTTGCTCGGGGTGCTCTTACTCGGGGTACGATACGCCTCGTCGGTCGAGTGACCTAATCCGGTCGACTACCCCTCGCCGACCATCCGGTCTTCCTCGTCCCACTCGCGCTGGCGCAGTTCGAACTTCTGGATCTTCCCGGTAGCGGTCGTGGGGAGTTCCTCGACGAACTCGATCTCGTGGACGACCTTATAGCCCGCCAGTCGCTCACGGGTGAACTCGGTGATCTCCTCGGCGCTCGCGCCCGGACTGTCGGGATCGCCGTTCGCGGGGACGAGAAACGCCTTCGGAGTCTCACCCCACTTCTTGCTCGGCGCGGGAATTACCGCGGCGTCGGCCACGGCGGGATGCTCGAAGAGGGTGTCCTCGAGTTCGATCGAGGAGATGTTCTCGCCCCCGGAGATGATGATGTCCTTCTTGCGGTCTTGGATCGAGATCATCCCGTGCTCGTCGACCACGGCCAAGTCGCCGGTGTGGTAGTACCCCTCGATCCGATCCGAGAAGGCCTCCTCCGTGGCATCGGGTTTCTCCCAGTAGCCCTCCATCACCTGATTACCCCGGACGACGATCTCGCCGATGGTGGCATCATCGCGGGGGACGTCCTCGCCCTCGTCGTCGACGACGCGGATCTCGGTTCCGAGATAGCCAAGCCCCTGTCGCTTCTTGATCGCGAAGCGATCCGTCGAGTCGGGATCGAACAGCCGTCTCGCGTCAGAGGTCGTGATCAGCGGGCCGGTCTCGGTCGCGCCGTAGACGTGTTTGAGATACCAGCCGAACTCGTCCTCGACGGTCCGGATGGTCGCCTCGGGCGGCGCGGCGCCCGCCGTGGCCGCCCGGACGGGATTGGACCCCTGGGTCCCCTCGCCGGTCTCCTCGTAGCGCTCGATCAGCATGTTCAACACAGTCGGGGCGGCACACAGATACGAGACGTCCTCGGTCCTGATGGTCTCGAGGATCCACTCGGCGTCGATTCCTCTGGTGCAGACGTGTTTCGCACCCATCCCCGTGATCGCGTAGATATGCCCCCAACCGTTGACGTGGAACATCGGCAGCGTCCACAGATAAACGTCGTCGTCGCGGATCTCCTGGTGGAGGCTGACGAGATACGCGTGGAGCGTCTCGGTCCGGTGGGTCCGACAGACCCCCTTCGGGTCGCCCGTGGTCCCCGAGGTGTAGTTGATCGTGATGACCTCGTCTTCCGTCATCTCGGGGCGGTCGTACTCGCCGGTCGAGTCCGAAAGTAGGGCGTCGAAATCCACCCAGTCGCCGTCGGTGGCGTTCGCATCGTTCGAGATGTAGAGGTCGGTCGGGACCGACCCGCGGATCGGTTCGATCTTTCCGGCGTGTTCGTGATCGGCGATGACCGCTTTCACCCCCGCGTCGTTCAGGATGTACTCGAAGTCCTCGGGGACCAGCCGGTAGTTCAGCGGCGTGTGGATCGCCCCCAGTTGCATGATCGCGTAGGCCGCCTCGAGGTGGTAGTGGGTGTTGGGATCAAGCACCGCAACCCGGTCGCCCTTCTCGATCCCCCGCTCTGCGAGGGCCGCCGAGAGCCGATCGACCCGGTCGCCGAGTTCCCCGTACGTGAATCGCTCCCCCGTGGTCGCCACCACGGCTTCCTGGTCACCGTAGTGCCTGCGTGCCCGGTCTAAAAAGTCGGTCGTCAGCAGTGGCTTGTGCATACCTCGCCGGACTTTTATCACAAATCGTGATATACGTTTTCGTCGAAGGCGGTCGTCCCAACTGATATCCGGAGACCGAGCCAACACTCGAACATGACGGGAGAGAACGGCTCGGCGCCGACGACCGAGGAGTTCGTCGAGTACTGTCGGACACAGGCGGGTCTCCTCCGGGGCAGCGTCGAGACGATGGTCACGGAGGCCGACGAGTTGCTCGCGGAGATCGACGCGAAGACCGAAGAGATCCGCGCGCGCCTCGACGAGCGCTCTGCGGGACCGGCGACGCCGCAGTCCACAGAGGGTCCGGACGACGACGTCGACCTCGAGGGGATCGAGGCGATGGAGTCGGACGTCGAGAGACAACAACTACTCGTCAGGACCAAACAGGCCCGAATGGAGGCGTTTCGCGAATTAGCGGACGATTACGACGCACTCGCGGGAGATCTGCGCTCGAACGTGGACGACGGCCGGGAGGCCATGGAACGCGTCGTCGAGTTCGAGGCCGACCGGGACGCGCCGGCGTACTTCGAGGACCGACTCACAGTACTGGAAGCCGCCGCCGGGGGATCCGACGCCGAGTGATCGGTTGGCGAGCTACCGGGCCAGTCCGACGGTCTCCCGATAGGAGCCGTGTTCGGCCTCGAAGACGGCCATGATCTCGCCCATCGTCGCGTAGGCCTTGACGGCGTCGACGATGGGGGGCATGACGTTTTCGTCCCCGCGGATAGCCTTTCGGATCGAGTCGAGGTGGGCCTCGACCGTCCCGTCGTCGCGTTCGGCTTTGACTTTCCGGAGGCGCTCGGTCTGGTGTTCTGCGGCGGCCTGTTCGTCGACGTGAAGGACGTCCGGGCTGGTGTCCTCTTCGAGGGTGTAGCTGTTTACCCCGACGACGACCTCCTCGCCCTGTTCGACGCGTTCTTGGTACTCGTAGGATGCGTCCTGGATCTCGCGGTGGAAGTAGCCCTCGGAGATCCCCCACAGAACGCCATCTCGGACCGACCCCTCGCCCATCTCGCGGATCTCCTCGAGGTACTCCATCGTCCGGCGTTCGGTCTCGTCGGTCAGCGCCTCGACGGCGAAACTTCCGCCGAGGGGATCGACGGTGTCGGCCGCACCAGACTCCTCGGCGATGATCTGTTGGGTCCTGAGTGCGACCCGCACGGCCTCCTCGCTCGGGAGGGCAAGCGCCTCGTCGAAGGAGTTGGTATGGAGGCTCTGAGTGCCCCCGAAGACGCCCGCGAGCGCCTGGATTGTGACGCGCACGACGTTGTTCAGGGGCTGTTGAGCAGTAAGGGACTGGCCTGCGGTCTGCGTGTGGAACTTCATCTGCTTCGAACGGGGGTCCTCCGCGCCGTACCACTCGTCCATGATCCTCGCGTAGATCCGTCGTCCCGCGCGGTACTTCGCGACCTCCTCGAAAATCGAGTTGTGCGAGTTGAAAAAGAACGAGAGCTGGGGCGCGAAGGCGTCGACATCGAGGCCGCGTTCCAGACAGTCCTCGACATAGGCAAAGCCGTCCGCGAGGGTGAAGGCGAGTTCCTGAACGGCCGTCGAGCCCGCCTCACGGATGTGATAACCCGAGATCGAGACGGGTTTGAACCGCGGGGTTTGCTGGACGGCGAACTCGATGGTGTCGGTGACCACCCCGAGCGAGGGCTCCGGCGGGACGACCCACTCCTTCTGGGCGATGAACTCCTTGAGCATATCGTTTTGGAGGGTTCCCCTCACTTCCTCGCGGGGCACGCCCTGTTGGTCCGCAAGCGCGACGTACATCGCGTAGATCACCGCCGCCGAGGGGTTGATCGTAAAGGAGGTCGAGACCTCCCCGATGTCGATCCCGGCGAACAGCACCTCCATGTCCCGCAGCGTGTCGACGGCGACGCCCTCCTTGCCGACCTCGCCCTCCGAGAGGGGGTCATCCGAGTCCTTGCCCATCAGACTGGGCATGTCGAAGGCCACCGAGAGCCCGGTTTGGCCCTCGTCGATCAGGTAGTGAAAGCGCTCGTTGGTCTCCTCTGCAGTGCCAAAGCCCGCGAACTGTCGCATGGTCCACGTCCGGCCCCGATACATCGTCGGATAGACCCCGCGGGTGTAGGGTTCCTCGCCCGGATAGCCAAGGTCCGATTCGTAGTCGATATCGGCCACGTCCGCGGGGGTGTAGAGGCGATCGACCTCGAGGTTCGAGACGGTCGCGAAGTCTTCCTTTCGCTCGCCGTGACGACCGAGGACCGGGTCGAGGGTCTCGGTCTCCCAGCGCTCCCTCTCGGTTCGGATCGCGTCGAGGTCCTCCTCGTCGTACATTGTCCTGTCTTTCATCATCGTTAGGTATTAATGTTCCGTCGGTCGAACGGAGGTCCAGCCGTCGCTGGGAGCCGACTCAGGCCCGTTCTCGCTTTCGGAGTTCGATCCGGCGGATCTTCCCGCTCGAGGTCTTCGGGAGTTCGGTGACGTACTCGATCCGGCGGGGGTACTTGTAGGGGGCCGTCTCCGATTTGACGACGGCCTGGATCTCCTCGGTGAGGTCCTCGTTCCCCTCGTAGCCGTCGGCCAACACGACGTAGGCCTTGACGACATTGCCCCGCTCGTCGTGGGGGCTCGCCACCGCGGCGGCCTCCGTGACCGCCTCGTGTTCGATCAGGGCGTCCTCGACTTCGAAGGGGCCGATCCGGTAGCCCGCCGAGATGATGATGTCGTCGGCCCGCCCCTCGAAGAAGAAGTAGCCCTCCTCGTCACGGGAGGCCAGATCCCCGGTCCGGTAGTACTCGCCCGCGAACGTCCGCTCGTCGAGGTCCGGGCGCTCGAAGTAGCCGTCGAAGATCCCCGGACAGTCGACCGGAACGGCGATCTCGCCGATCTCGCCCGGTTCGACCTCCCGCTCTTCGTCCGGGTCGATGATCGTCGTCCCCATCCCAGGTGCCGGCTTGCCCATGCTCCCGGGCTTGACCTCGATCCCGGGGTAGTTGGTGACGAGCGCGACCGTCTCGGTCTGCCCGTAGCCGTCCCGGGGCGTCACGCCGAAGGCCTCCTCGAAGGCCGCGATCGGATCGCGGTTCAACGGTTCGCCCGCCGAGACCGCCTCCCGGAGCGCGGGGTCGTAGGCCCCGAGGTCCGTCTGCGAGAACATCCGGTACTGCGTCGGAACCGCACACAGCCGTGTGACGCCCTCCTCTTCGAGGAGTTCGAGAAAGCGCTCCGGGTCGAACGCGCCCCCATAGACGAACTGCCTCGCGCCGGTGGTCAGACCGACGCCGACCGGGCTCCAGAACCACTTCGCCCACCCGGTTCCGGTGGTCGCCCACAGGAGTTCGTCCTCGAGGTCGTCTTCGGCCGTGATTCCCCACCAGTAGGGTCCGTTGACGAGTTCGAAACACCGCATCCAGCGGTGGCGGTGGAGGACGGGTTTCGGCTGGCCGGTCGTCCCGCTGGTGTAGTTGATCGACATCGGGTCCGCGGCCCCGAGTGCGGGCCCGTCGTGGTGGCCCTCTTCGGCCGCGACGAGGTCGGTAAACGACGCCCAGTCACCCTCGAACGCGTCGAAGGTCGCGCCCCCGTCGAGGTCGCCGCTCGTATCGCCGTCCAGAGCGACGAGCGTCTCGAGGGGCGTCTCCTCGAGAACGGGTTCGACCATCTCGAGCAGCGAGGCGTCACAGACGATCCCCGTCGCCTCGCAGTCGGTCGCACGATACTCGATGTCCTTCGGGGCGAGCATCGACGAACAGGGGACCACGAGCGCGCCACGTTTCAGTACCCCCAGTTGGATCGCGAAGACGTCGGGGTGTCGTGGAAGGAGCAACAACACACGATCCCCCTTTCCGATCCTGCGCTCGGCGAGCGCGTTCGCGAACCGGTTCATGTCCCCACGCAGGTCGCCGTAGGTACGTTCGGTCCGATCTCCGGCCTCGTTGCGGAACTCGAGTGCGACCCGGTCGCCGAACGACTCGCCGTGGGATTCGATCACCGCCGGGAGGTTGTACTCCTCGGGAACGTCCCACTCGAAGTCCGCCACCAAACTGTCATAATCGACCATCGTAGTCAATAGCTCTCCCGGTGCGTGTTACCTGTTTTGGTCAATCAAAAATAACTAGTAAGATATATATCTATTCAGTACATATCAGATATGAGGAACTAACTAATGGTTCGCTATCCAGACTGGTGCTGTCAACACTGTGGAGAACCGCTTCGTACCGTCCCCTGTCTGAACTGCATCCAGCTGGATCGGATGGAAGCAGAAGAAGACGGAACCGACGACGCCGAAGTCGAGGGCGAGCGCGCCGTCGCCACCACGAAGTAACTCAGTACGACCGCTCCATCCCGAGGGCGTTCTCGCCGAGGAAGTTGAGCGCGAGCTGTTGGGTGATCGGTACCAACCGCGTGAGGCGCGCCTCGCGGAAGTAGCGTTCGACATCGTACTCGCGGGCGATTCCGAACCCGCCGTGGGTCTGGACGGCCGCGTCGGCCGCCTCGAAGGCCGCCTCGCTCGCGAGGTACTTCGCGACGTTCGCGCGCGCGCCCAGATCCGCGCCGGCCTCCGAACCGACGGCGTTCGCCCCGTTGTAGACCACGGCCTTGGCCGCTTGCACCCGTGCGTAGGCCGCCGCGAGCGGGTGCTGGATCGCCTGGTTCGTCCCGATGGACCGGCCGAAGACTTCGCGCTGGTTCGCATACTCGACGCCCGCATCCAGAGCCGCCTCACCCAATCCAACGCACTCGGCGGCGATCACGAGTCGTTCCTCGTTCAGCCCGTCGAGCATCTGGTAGAACCCGCGGCCTTTCTCACCGATGAGCCGTTCTTCCGGGACGCGAAGCCCCTCAAACCAGCACTCGTAGGAGTGGACGGCGTTGCTCGCAGTCTTCTCGATCGCCTCGACTTCGAGGGTGCCCTTCGAGAGCGCCTCGTCGATGTCGACGAGGAACATCGAGATCCCGCGGGTGCGCTTTTCGACGTCCGCGCGTGGCGTCGTCCGGGCCATCAACACGAGGTAGTCGCTCGCGTCGATCCGCGAGGTCCAGATCTTCTGGCCGTCGATCACGTACTCGTCGCCCTCCTTTCGCGCGCGGGTCTCGATGGCCGTCGAGTCCGAGCCCGCATTGGGCTCGGTGAGGCCGAAGGCCTGGATCGACATCTCGCCGGCCGCGACTTTCGGAAGCAGGTCGGCTTTCAGCTCCTCGCTCGCGTATTCGACGAGCGAGACGGAGTTGTAGATCCCACCGTGGACCGACTGGGCGGCACTGAACCCGCCGCCGCTGGCTGCGATCTCTTCCATCATGACGACCGTCTCGGGCGTGCCCATCCCCGCCCCGTCGTACTCCTCGGGGATCAGTGCGCCGAACCAGCCGTGTTCGGCGAGCGCCTCGGCGAACTCGTGTGGGTACTCTCCCTCGCGGTCCTTCTCGCGCCAATAGGTCGCGTCGAAATCCGCACAGAT
The DNA window shown above is from Halalkalicoccus jeotgali B3 and carries:
- a CDS encoding DUF6684 family protein, giving the protein MSRLLDDRVFNKETLLDSTVNLVPFAILMFFLVLYVVATPSGWQDGSLMSIYMLTIIISMIWGLLHLTYATAKRI
- a CDS encoding acyl-CoA synthetase codes for the protein MVDYDSLVADFEWDVPEEYNLPAVIESHGESFGDRVALEFRNEAGDRTERTYGDLRGDMNRFANALAERRIGKGDRVLLLLPRHPDVFAIQLGVLKRGALVVPCSSMLAPKDIEYRATDCEATGIVCDASLLEMVEPVLEETPLETLVALDGDTSGDLDGGATFDAFEGDWASFTDLVAAEEGHHDGPALGAADPMSINYTSGTTGQPKPVLHRHRWMRCFELVNGPYWWGITAEDDLEDELLWATTGTGWAKWFWSPVGVGLTTGARQFVYGGAFDPERFLELLEEEGVTRLCAVPTQYRMFSQTDLGAYDPALREAVSAGEPLNRDPIAAFEEAFGVTPRDGYGQTETVALVTNYPGIEVKPGSMGKPAPGMGTTIIDPDEEREVEPGEIGEIAVPVDCPGIFDGYFERPDLDERTFAGEYYRTGDLASRDEEGYFFFEGRADDIIISAGYRIGPFEVEDALIEHEAVTEAAAVASPHDERGNVVKAYVVLADGYEGNEDLTEEIQAVVKSETAPYKYPRRIEYVTELPKTSSGKIRRIELRKRERA
- a CDS encoding DUF7541 family protein yields the protein MEEQSGLSDRHRKASPWPLFVALGLALAEVGVFLDLIAIAVGGLLLLVGSLGGILSESGYAKTPWPAVGALGLVLAIVGVVLTAIYPLGGGGALDLGFRAISIAIAGLMCMGGSLLGRVLAGRASPL
- a CDS encoding cbb3-type cytochrome c oxidase subunit I — protein: MQVDGQIALTVLMGLLLLIVAGWIARIEDWRSYTPLASGGGRAVDDSAHGTHEKPGGLIRWLTTVDHKDIGILYAIFGTFALVWGGVTVALMRTELFSPTTVLMDPTTYNALMTSHGITMLFLFGTPMIAAFGNYVLPLLIGADDMAFPRINAIAFWLLPVAGSLIWAPFLLMAVGIEPAQTGWTMYPPLSLDQSALGVDFMLLGLHLSGISATLGAINFIATIFTERAPDVGWERLDIFSWTMLTQSGLILFAFPLLGSVLLMLLLDRNLGTTFFTTEGGGYILYQHLFWFFGHPEVYILVLPPMGLVSLILPRFAGRKLFGFKFVVYSTLAIGVLSFGVWAHHMFTTGIDPRIRSAFMAVSLAIAVPSAVKVFNWITTLWSGRLRLTVPMLFCLGFVSNFIIGGVTGVFLASIPVDAVLHATYYVVGHFHYIVMGAIGFALFAAVYYWFPLMTGRMYQRSLGLIHFWLSFIGTNVTFFAMILLGYGGMPRRYAEYLPQYATLHQATTVGAFLIFIGGVVFLWNIIQSWLEGPRVESGDPWNLKEDGMVSHEWAWFEHQLETRLADGGEPDDDTAMTDGGERE
- a CDS encoding acyl-CoA mutase large subunit family protein, with product MYDEEDLDAIRTERERWETETLDPVLGRHGERKEDFATVSNLEVDRLYTPADVADIDYESDLGYPGEEPYTRGVYPTMYRGRTWTMRQFAGFGTAEETNERFHYLIDEGQTGLSVAFDMPSLMGKDSDDPLSEGEVGKEGVAVDTLRDMEVLFAGIDIGEVSTSFTINPSAAVIYAMYVALADQQGVPREEVRGTLQNDMLKEFIAQKEWVVPPEPSLGVVTDTIEFAVQQTPRFKPVSISGYHIREAGSTAVQELAFTLADGFAYVEDCLERGLDVDAFAPQLSFFFNSHNSIFEEVAKYRAGRRIYARIMDEWYGAEDPRSKQMKFHTQTAGQSLTAQQPLNNVVRVTIQALAGVFGGTQSLHTNSFDEALALPSEEAVRVALRTQQIIAEESGAADTVDPLGGSFAVEALTDETERRTMEYLEEIREMGEGSVRDGVLWGISEGYFHREIQDASYEYQERVEQGEEVVVGVNSYTLEEDTSPDVLHVDEQAAAEHQTERLRKVKAERDDGTVEAHLDSIRKAIRGDENVMPPIVDAVKAYATMGEIMAVFEAEHGSYRETVGLAR
- a CDS encoding DUF7410 domain-containing protein, which produces MSAPVFERADEAPATCPECGRPFARTEYVTLHLGLDHPEVLSESDRERFVEVYRGETEEMKRFRLKALAALLLVYFGFLYLYLFVG
- a CDS encoding cytochrome c oxidase subunit 3; translation: MTVSEDSGDDHGHHLPAVEDWPKGFGEASWWPFIAAMGASGIYIGAALFILAMGELPLQPLVGGGLVLASVIVFLVGLYGWVYHAFIKAFWQGDGHGNSGLRWGMVLFLCTEVATFGALFIYYFQIRIASWPPADFEVISGPLVAGTVALGSIEIPIISEIVLANTLILILSSGTIHWAHSQLLKDNRRNFILGLGATLLLGVIFLFGQSYEYYEFIVHEGFTLAAAQEALYASAFYGLTGLHGLHVSMGAVLIAIVFVRALYGQYSAERHTSVSTVSMYWHFVDVVWIFLVAVLYLGAVV
- a CDS encoding DUF7520 family protein; this translates as MSESATAGSRVSGHRVVVAIYVGLVVFAGIMGFLLGSIVEDLRSVALLGVIPIPPTPIGLAVYGSVTIALLLGVLLLGVRYASSVE
- a CDS encoding long-chain-fatty-acid--CoA ligase; amino-acid sequence: MHKPLLTTDFLDRARRHYGDQEAVVATTGERFTYGELGDRVDRLSAALAERGIEKGDRVAVLDPNTHYHLEAAYAIMQLGAIHTPLNYRLVPEDFEYILNDAGVKAVIADHEHAGKIEPIRGSVPTDLYISNDANATDGDWVDFDALLSDSTGEYDRPEMTEDEVITINYTSGTTGDPKGVCRTHRTETLHAYLVSLHQEIRDDDVYLWTLPMFHVNGWGHIYAITGMGAKHVCTRGIDAEWILETIRTEDVSYLCAAPTVLNMLIERYEETGEGTQGSNPVRAATAGAAPPEATIRTVEDEFGWYLKHVYGATETGPLITTSDARRLFDPDSTDRFAIKKRQGLGYLGTEIRVVDDEGEDVPRDDATIGEIVVRGNQVMEGYWEKPDATEEAFSDRIEGYYHTGDLAVVDEHGMISIQDRKKDIIISGGENISSIELEDTLFEHPAVADAAVIPAPSKKWGETPKAFLVPANGDPDSPGASAEEITEFTRERLAGYKVVHEIEFVEELPTTATGKIQKFELRQREWDEEDRMVGEG